A genomic window from Candidatus Kouleothrix ribensis includes:
- a CDS encoding UDP-glucose/GDP-mannose dehydrogenase family protein yields the protein MKIIVAGTGFVGLTHAAVCSEYGHEVYAYDIDERKLNAYRSAEAEQINHYVNEPGLAEIIAENKDRYLFFSNDLEQLIEGTDAIFLCLPTPPNVDGSSDLSYYFKAVDHICTLLARRADTRRVVLINKSTVPIGTARQLERKLHEYEVPNAGVASNPEFLPEGDAVEKSRRPDRVVVGADTDEDFRIIRRIYSQFVNHVRIRYIETTPETAESIKYVANTLLLTYISFWNGVGARLGETFSNIRMEDLKRGVTADNRISTWGSYVSNGAGGSCFGKDIQSLIYQLKTSGQPTDMLQSVYNINEYQKTYLIDRAGREAGARFNQKKVALLGLAFKQRTNDMRDASSLKVVEALLSRGVSEIRAYDPVAINEARRAFNPENNHLFEKITYHTSAKAALAGTDMLFISTDWEEFRGLSRTIEQSVKPPYLVLDGRRMIPDYQELTERGYGYIAVGSPYIAPK from the coding sequence ATGAAAATCATTGTTGCCGGAACAGGATTTGTAGGATTGACTCATGCCGCTGTCTGCTCAGAATATGGGCACGAGGTCTATGCCTACGATATCGATGAGCGCAAGCTTAACGCATACCGTTCGGCCGAGGCAGAGCAGATCAATCACTATGTGAACGAGCCGGGCCTGGCCGAGATTATTGCCGAGAATAAAGATCGCTATCTGTTCTTCTCAAACGATCTGGAGCAGCTGATCGAGGGCACCGACGCAATCTTCCTGTGCCTACCTACTCCACCGAACGTCGATGGTTCGTCGGATCTAAGCTACTACTTCAAGGCGGTCGATCATATCTGCACGCTGCTGGCCAGGCGCGCCGATACCAGGCGTGTCGTGCTGATCAACAAGAGCACCGTGCCGATTGGCACTGCCCGCCAGCTCGAGCGCAAGCTCCATGAGTACGAGGTGCCTAACGCCGGCGTGGCCTCGAACCCCGAGTTCCTGCCCGAAGGTGATGCGGTCGAGAAGTCGCGCCGCCCCGATCGCGTGGTGGTTGGTGCCGATACCGACGAGGACTTCCGCATCATCCGCCGAATCTACTCGCAGTTCGTTAACCACGTACGTATCCGCTATATCGAGACGACCCCCGAGACGGCTGAGTCGATCAAGTATGTGGCCAACACGCTGCTGCTCACCTATATCTCGTTCTGGAATGGTGTCGGCGCGCGCTTGGGCGAGACATTCAGCAACATCCGCATGGAAGATCTCAAGCGTGGTGTTACGGCCGACAACCGGATCAGCACCTGGGGCTCGTATGTGTCGAACGGTGCCGGCGGCTCGTGCTTCGGCAAAGATATCCAGTCGCTGATCTATCAGCTGAAGACCTCGGGCCAGCCGACCGATATGCTCCAGTCGGTGTACAACATCAACGAGTATCAGAAGACCTACCTGATCGATCGGGCCGGGCGTGAGGCCGGCGCACGCTTCAACCAGAAGAAGGTTGCGCTACTGGGCCTGGCCTTCAAGCAGCGCACCAACGACATGCGCGACGCCTCGTCGCTCAAAGTGGTTGAGGCATTGCTGTCGCGCGGTGTGAGCGAGATCCGCGCCTATGATCCGGTGGCGATTAACGAGGCCAGGCGCGCCTTCAACCCCGAAAACAACCACCTGTTCGAGAAGATTACCTACCACACCAGTGCGAAGGCCGCACTGGCTGGCACCGACATGCTGTTCATCTCGACCGACTGGGAAGAGTTCCGCGGCCTCTCGCGCACAATCGAGCAGTCGGTCAAGCCGCCGTACCTGGTGCTCGATGGTCGCCGCATGATCCCCGACTACCAGGAGTTGACCGAGCGCGGCTATGGCTATATTGCCGTCGGCTCGCCGTATATCGCGCCGAAATAA
- the hisC gene encoding histidinol-phosphate transaminase: protein MHFKEYIATLPPYKPPTLIRKQPAGMVKLSSNENPLGPSPRALAAIQAAAAQVHRYPDAGSLALREAIATRFDLTPNMVLCTNGSDEMVFLLALGFLREGDEAVMAGGSFISYYLRTIEMGGVAVRVPLRDFTHDLDAMAAAVTNRTRLLFLCNPNNPTGTINSAEQVRQLLERVPEDVLIVADEAYIEFVDQPGYPDLLAELRAQRKNLIVLRTFAKIYGLAGLRLGYAFAHPELIGYLERARPTFNVNAIAQAAGVAALGDEQHVERSRAHATACRRLFMRELQARGLRPIPSATNFIAVQVGDDMQVASALMDHGFTVTPLSGWGLPGYIRISFGADDENARFFAALSGIIH from the coding sequence ATGCACTTCAAAGAGTATATCGCCACTTTGCCGCCCTACAAGCCGCCCACGCTGATCCGCAAGCAGCCGGCCGGCATGGTTAAGCTCTCGTCCAACGAAAACCCGCTTGGCCCGTCGCCGCGTGCGCTGGCCGCGATCCAGGCCGCTGCCGCCCAGGTTCATCGCTACCCCGACGCAGGCTCGCTCGCACTGCGCGAGGCGATTGCCACACGCTTCGACCTAACGCCCAACATGGTGCTGTGTACCAACGGCTCCGACGAGATGGTCTTTCTGCTGGCGCTAGGCTTCCTGCGCGAGGGCGACGAGGCGGTGATGGCCGGCGGCTCGTTCATTAGCTACTATCTGCGTACGATCGAGATGGGTGGCGTGGCGGTGCGCGTGCCGCTGCGCGATTTCACACACGATCTCGATGCGATGGCTGCGGCCGTCACTAACCGTACGCGCCTGCTGTTTCTGTGCAACCCGAACAACCCCACAGGCACGATCAATAGCGCCGAGCAGGTACGCCAGCTACTCGAGCGCGTGCCCGAGGATGTGCTGATTGTGGCCGACGAGGCCTATATCGAGTTCGTCGATCAGCCCGGCTACCCCGATCTGCTGGCCGAGCTGCGCGCTCAACGCAAGAACCTCATCGTGCTGCGCACGTTCGCTAAGATCTACGGCCTGGCCGGCCTGCGGCTCGGCTATGCCTTTGCTCACCCCGAGCTGATTGGCTACCTCGAGCGCGCGCGCCCCACCTTCAATGTTAACGCGATTGCCCAGGCCGCCGGGGTGGCCGCGCTGGGCGATGAGCAGCACGTTGAGCGTAGCCGCGCCCACGCAACCGCATGCCGCCGGCTGTTCATGCGCGAACTACAGGCGCGTGGGCTTCGGCCCATCCCGAGCGCCACCAACTTCATTGCAGTCCAGGTTGGTGACGACATGCAGGTCGCCTCCGCGCTCATGGATCACGGTTTTACCGTCACGCCGCTGTCTGGCTGGGGGCTGCCTGGCTACATCCGTATCTCGTTCGGTGCCGACGACGAGAATGCGCGCTTTTTTGCTGCCCTGAGCGGTATCATTCATTGA
- a CDS encoding GAF domain-containing protein yields the protein MNAETQRQDLPGAVLPAAGEAELRTQVLTDILNVSTHLISVLNPEELITSLVWRVVEVVPNIQAGLLWLPDQQGALQIKSFAGLAPAPDAALVDQLRLRPGDGLAGTIWKRGEAQLIEGRGRYHELAGRISQRMHEPIRHLLAILPRDVAAVLLPLRIGKQVIGVLELFNLDAPAALRPGDLAVLQTFGNLAAGAINNAQLHAKMQAHQHRLEALGAIGTVVSMAADLDELLSNALDVILRVLETPAGMLLLHDLSRWDLDLAAHRGLPATFIAMHQHVVVVHSRYEETVRYGQALARPLIAEDGEELLIDIGFSSCVYLPLLAGGTVVGVINVYGDATLLERVDVPALMTMGSQLGLAIANVRLYQDTRTERLKLAAVINSIAEGVVLCNREGRLMLANQSAMELLSIERIPAEQSLNEMPDFYAIRDLDGNPLPVERLPQARALSGEVFHDYRVLTHGASGRDTVLSFSGAPVYDDENNIDGAVTIFRDITTNQKLDRAKDDFLAVAAHELRSPLAAVRGYTDLLVRREQRRGDEDSPELRGLTILAQQVTHMLRMVDNILDVSRIDAGQVSLQLQTVNLVMLAEQVIEQQRPTAGDRELTLDAARPDLTLLCDSLRIRQVLTNLVGNAIRYSPPTSEVGVSLCALPAAEIATRHPVYASLAPDTDPQRMLALVSVHDYGAGISDDQLARLFRRYARGRDRRGEGLGLGLYLSREFVARHAGEIWAESREGQGSVFFFTLPIDPEPPSAFEPDAD from the coding sequence ATGAATGCTGAAACCCAACGTCAGGATCTACCGGGCGCCGTGCTGCCGGCCGCTGGTGAGGCCGAGCTGCGCACCCAGGTGCTCACCGATATCCTGAATGTCTCGACCCACTTGATCTCGGTGCTCAATCCCGAAGAGCTGATCACCAGCCTGGTGTGGCGTGTCGTCGAGGTTGTGCCCAACATCCAGGCCGGCTTGCTCTGGCTGCCCGATCAGCAGGGGGCGCTCCAGATCAAGTCGTTCGCCGGCCTCGCGCCTGCGCCCGATGCTGCGCTGGTCGATCAGCTGCGGCTGCGCCCTGGCGATGGCCTGGCCGGCACGATCTGGAAGCGCGGTGAAGCCCAGCTGATCGAAGGCCGTGGGCGTTACCACGAGCTGGCCGGCCGTATCAGCCAGCGCATGCACGAGCCAATCCGGCACCTGCTCGCCATCCTCCCGCGCGATGTCGCGGCGGTGCTGCTGCCGCTGCGCATCGGCAAGCAGGTGATCGGCGTGCTCGAGCTGTTCAACCTCGACGCGCCGGCGGCACTGCGCCCTGGCGATCTGGCCGTGCTGCAGACATTCGGCAATCTGGCGGCTGGCGCGATCAATAATGCCCAGCTGCATGCCAAAATGCAGGCCCACCAGCACCGCCTCGAGGCCCTCGGCGCGATCGGTACCGTCGTGAGTATGGCCGCCGACCTCGATGAGCTGCTGAGCAATGCGCTTGATGTCATTCTGCGTGTGCTCGAGACGCCTGCCGGTATGCTGTTGCTCCACGATCTGTCACGCTGGGATCTCGACCTGGCCGCGCACCGCGGGCTGCCGGCTACGTTCATCGCGATGCATCAGCATGTGGTCGTGGTGCACTCGCGCTACGAAGAGACGGTGCGGTATGGCCAGGCGCTGGCCCGCCCACTGATTGCCGAGGATGGCGAAGAGCTGCTGATCGATATCGGTTTCAGCAGCTGCGTCTACCTGCCGCTGCTCGCCGGCGGCACGGTTGTGGGGGTCATTAATGTGTATGGCGACGCGACGCTGCTCGAGCGTGTCGATGTGCCCGCGCTCATGACAATGGGCAGCCAGCTGGGCCTGGCGATCGCCAACGTCCGGCTGTATCAAGATACCCGCACCGAGCGCCTTAAGCTCGCCGCCGTGATCAACAGCATCGCCGAGGGCGTGGTGCTCTGCAATCGCGAGGGCCGGCTGATGCTCGCAAACCAGTCGGCGATGGAGCTGCTCTCGATCGAGCGTATCCCCGCCGAGCAGTCGCTTAACGAAATGCCCGATTTCTATGCCATCCGCGACCTCGACGGCAATCCGCTGCCGGTCGAGCGCTTGCCGCAGGCGCGCGCGCTCTCTGGTGAGGTATTCCACGACTACCGCGTGCTGACGCATGGCGCCAGCGGCCGCGATACCGTGTTGAGCTTTAGCGGCGCGCCCGTGTACGACGACGAGAATAATATCGATGGCGCCGTCACAATCTTTCGCGATATTACCACCAACCAGAAGCTCGACCGCGCCAAAGACGACTTCCTGGCGGTCGCGGCGCACGAACTGCGTAGCCCGCTGGCGGCAGTGCGCGGTTATACCGATTTGCTGGTACGCCGCGAGCAGCGCCGCGGCGACGAAGACTCGCCCGAGCTGCGCGGGCTGACCATCCTCGCTCAGCAGGTGACCCATATGCTGCGCATGGTCGATAATATCCTGGATGTCTCGCGCATCGATGCCGGCCAGGTCAGCCTGCAGCTGCAAACGGTGAATCTGGTGATGCTGGCCGAGCAGGTGATCGAGCAGCAGCGCCCGACTGCCGGCGACCGCGAGCTGACGCTCGATGCCGCGCGGCCTGATCTAACCTTGTTGTGCGACTCGCTGCGCATCCGCCAGGTGCTGACCAACCTGGTGGGTAATGCCATCCGCTATAGCCCGCCCACCAGCGAGGTGGGCGTAAGCCTGTGTGCCCTGCCTGCCGCCGAGATCGCCACGCGCCACCCGGTCTATGCCTCGCTCGCCCCCGACACCGACCCGCAGCGCATGCTGGCGCTGGTCTCAGTCCATGATTATGGCGCGGGTATCTCCGATGATCAGCTTGCGCGGCTGTTTCGGCGCTATGCACGCGGCCGTGATCGCCGCGGCGAGGGCCTGGGCCTGGGCCTGTACCTGAGCCGCGAATTCGTCGCACGCCACGCTGGCGAGATCTGGGCCGAGAGCCGCGAGGGCCAGGGCAGCGTCTTTTTCTTCACGTTGCCGATCGACCCCGAACCGCCCAGTGCGTTCGAGCCGGATGCCGACTGA